CGGTATCTAAGTCCCAGGCGATTGGCTTTCGCGTGCAACCGGTCGCGTCCTTCGCCGAGGGGAAGGGATTTCCATCCCATCAGTTTGGGTAACATCCAGGGAAGAAAAATAAACAGAATGGGGAGAGAAGCCATCGACATCAGACTGGTATTCTGACTGTCGAACGTCTGGGGAAAACTGCGTGTAATGCTTTGCTGAAGCGTCATGAGCAAGGCGGGAAACAGGGTTAAAAGCAGATTCTGTCGCAGGTTCGCAAAGGCATAACCCGCCCGACTGAAAAAGGACTGTTCCCGGAATGTGGAGTATGCATTGGTCTCATGAAAAGCCCGATCGGCATCATAGTAGACCAGCCAAGTTCCCAGCAGGATGATGAAGAACGGAGCAACGATGAGCAATTCGGCTCCCGGGCAGAGCCGGGCAGTGCCGCGGGAATCGTTAAATTGGCAATAAGTTTGAATTAACCAGCCCCAGCCGAGGGACACCAGCATCAGGGCGAAGCCGAATAAATTTGCAAAAAAGAGCAGATTCCGACAGTAGATATATCGCTTACTGATGGAAATTCGTTCGTCCGGCTTTCTCGAAAGATGCCGGACAACCCGGTCCGAAACCATCGTTGCCAGACCAACGAGCAGGAGGACGATAAGTAAAGTGCTCAGGGAGACGAGAAGCGGAAAGTTTCCAAAAACCGGTTCAGGCCATTGCACCGGAAGACAGGCTATCATCAGGCAGAATAGAAGGAGAAAGGCCATTCCGAATCCAGCGGTGAAACGTAAGTCGCACCTTTTTAGAATATTGAGTGCTATCTAAAAATCGTGCGACTTGTCTATTCTACCAGCCGTTGTCGTCGCTGTCGCTGAGAACTCGAGAGGGCAATTCGGCACCCAGTCGCTCGGCCAATTGCTGAAATTCATCCTGAAAGCGAACGGTCGAGTGATGAAGGTGTTCGTCTTCACAAATCAATTTCAGTTCATTATTCAAAGGTATCCCGTAATTCTCCAGGATCTTCTCAAAAGGCTTCAGTCTCTTTCCATAAACATGGAAGAGTTTGTGTTCGTCGAACTGCACTTCGAGCCGCTTTCGATCGGCCAGTACCGACAGAGCCGTGCAGCCGTCGTTCAAAAGGAGATTTTCGAATTCCCAGCAGTAACTGGAAAGCACGGGAGTGTCGATATCTGTCCGGCGGCAACAACGCACGCTATCCCGGCTGCCATCGTGCGACGACTCCAGAATGACATGAACCGTCGTGCCCAGAGGGACGATCAGTTCCAGAAACAGATCGAAAATTTTCTCGGCAGAAATCGCGGCCGAGAGCATCGGCAAAGTTTTGCCGGTGTAGGAATCGCGATACATCCCGACTCGGTACCCTTCCGCCGGGAAGATTGACAGCCCGGGGCCAGGACGAATGGCATCAGTCAGTCGGAAGTTGCCGTACTGATTGCGGCGCAAGTGAGTGGTGATCGATGACACGATCTAGGAAACCTCGAATATTTATGAATTTCGGCGTGAAGTCGGAGGCAGGTCTGAGTTGCGCGTTCGGTTATGCCGCAACTCTACCTCACAACAGCCGGTAAGTTTTTCATTCCAGCTTCATTCTATTATGTGGACAACCCCCTGCAGGCGCAAGGTAGGAATTCGAGGCAAAGTAAGGATTACTCCAAATTTCATATTGCGAAATATGGGGCGTCTGCGGTGCCTGTGCAAACGTTGCCGGTCGCGCAAAGTTTAACAGTTACGGGGATTTATTGAAGATCTCCTAAGCTGAAGAACGACATATACTTTAATAGCTTGCGAAGCCTGCGCGATCCGCGGTTGAGCCGAGCGTTTGGGCTATTGGAGGTGAACCATGCGCAGTCTCCTGATCGCTACGATATTTTTTTTCGCAATTTCTCCACTCCAGAGCCAAGAACGGCCAATCCCCTTCCCCGCTAAGAACAATAAAGACACCTCGAAATCCGAAACTCTCTGGGACGCGGCCTACTGGAAGGATGAAAGTGGCCAGTTTCACAAATTCGGCCACGTCCAAACTCAGCTCGAGCACGTGGTTCGGGACGGCAAAGAAATCATTCGAGCCACGAGAGTTTACGATCTCAAAATGACGAGAGGAAGAGCGGTCTTCACCCTGGACGACAAACAGATCACGGAGGAATCCGAAGGCAAGTTGGTACGCATGGAGTACACCTCCAGTCTGTCCAGAATACAAAAAGAACTGACTGCCCTACCCAAGGGATATCTCATCTCCACAAAAACGCCGACCGAAAATTACGAAGACAAGATCGGAGACTTTCCTCTGGTGGGATTTGCAACCGAACTTCAGATCTTGAAAGAACCTCGCCAACTCGAGGACAAGTTCGATTATTACTATTTCGAGCCCACCCTGAATGCGGCTGTCAAAGTGCTGGGCAAAATCGCGGGCAAGGATCGATTCAAATCACCCGAAGGTGCGATTCTGGAATGGCAGCGGATCGATCTTCAGGGTGCAAAGATCGGAGGAATTCTGCCTCCCTCCGCTTCGATCTGGGTCGATCCCAAAACTCGAGAAATCAAACAGACAATGATGGAGATTCCGGGGATCGGCTACGCCACCCTGGTAAGAACCACCGGTGATCAGGCGAAAGCGGCTAACGGTAAGCTGCCCGATATTCAAGCGAATACCGATATTCCTCTCTCTCAACGAGTGAACCAGATTCACTCGTTGCCTCAAATGAGTTATCGTATAACTCTGGAATTTCCGATCGCACCGGGCGATTTACTGAAACCCTCCCATCTCCACACAATCGTGCAGCGTCAGGATAATCTGAGCTTCGAACTCACTGTGAAAGCTCTCCGCGAACCGCCTAAGAACGCGGTAAAGGCCGAGCCAGCGCCGCCAGAGTATCTGAACTCCTGCCACTATATTACCTCCAATGATGCGGAGGTGATCAAACTTTCCAACACGGCCAGCCGGGGTCAGGTTAATAATTGGGATAAAGCTCAGGCAATGGAGAGCTGGTTGAATAAGAACTTTCGTTTTGTGAGCACCAAAGTGATGGACACTGCGGCACAAGTCGCCAATGATCCGAATGGTCTCAGTGGCGATTGCACGGAAGTAGCCATGTTGCTGGCGGCTATGTGCCGGGCTCAGGGAATTCCCTCGCGCACGGCCATCGGAGTCATCTACGCGGACAATCCCAAGCCCCATTTCGCATTTCATATGTGGACCGAAATCTACATTCAGGGAACCTGGCTCGGGCTGGATGCTACTTTAGGAAGAGGATCAGTTGGACCCGGGCATATCAAAGTGACCGATGCGAGCTGGGAAGGAGAACGAGGACAGACGCCTTTGATGCCAGTGATGCAGTTCATCGGTAAGCATCCGAAGATAGAGGTCTTGAAGAACTGAGCCCAATCGCAGTACCGAAGGAGCCTATTTTGAATAGGCTCAGTTCGGGTCCGGAACCGGCCAAAATATAAATTTTAAATTATATATAAATTTATTTTTATAATAATCGATTGCTTGCAAGGTAATAATTAATTCACAATTCTCAACACCAATTTTAATGAATTTCTTTACAATTTGCACTTGATATTACTAGCCTGGGCGGCTATCAATTAATTAGTTATAGACGTTTCATAATTGGAAAGTTGCTCTCCGTCCATTCAATTAAATCTTTCCAGCTACGTGCGTAAATTGGGTTCCAGCGATTTCGTCACTGTCTATTTTTGTTCGAGAAGCGTTTAAACTGAAAATTGTCTGAAGTCTTATATCCTTTATACGGATTGAGTCTATATGTAGGTTTTCTGTTCCCAAATCTTCCTCATTTTTTGGAGTTTTTAAGATGATGCGTTATCTCTCCCGTAACGGAAGCCGGAAAGGCTTCACTCTCATTGAGCTGTTGGTGGTTATCGCCATTATCGCGATTCTCATCGGCCTGCTCCTTCCGGCCGTGCAAAAAGTTCGTGAAGCAGCAGCTCGCGCTTCCAGCCAGAACAATTTGAAGCAAATCGGCCTCGCGATGCACATGTACAACGACACGATCGGAACCCTGCCGAACAACGGCACCAACGGCTTCTGGCCCAGCCCGAACGTTTGGAAGGATAACAATGGCCAAATCATGACGGCGTCATGGTGCTACAAGATCCTGCCCTACGTCGAACAAACCAATCTTTATAACAACTACAACATTACCACCAAGCTGAAGGTTTTTGCTGAACCTGGTCGCGTGAACGGTGGTCGTGGCCCCGCTACCTATGATGGCAGTTCGAACAACAACATGGGTATTAATGAAGCGGACAATCCTTCGAACCATGCTCTGGGTGCATTGACCGATTATGCCAGCAACTCGAATCTTATTGCTGACGGCTGGAATAATCTTGGTGTTATGAACACCATGACCCCGTCCATCCAGGGAATTATTGACGGCTCCTCCAACACGATTTTGGTCGGTGGCAAATCCATCCAGACCACGCAATATGTTGGCAACTACGGTTGGGACTGGGACGAAACAGTTGGCTCAGGCGCTTGGGGTGGTACCGAGCGTGCTTTCATGTGGGACGGTATCGACGGCAACTACAACAACGGTCAAAATCCGAACTACAATCTCCCTAATCCCGGCTACTGGAACGACTTGGCTCGCTCGATCTTCAAAGACGGTATCTGGGGTGTAAACGGTTTCAACCATAACAATAGCTGGGGTGGTCCATACGCTGCAGTTGGCCTGTTCCTCTTTGCTGATGGTTCGGTTCACTCCTTGTCCTACACCATCGACAAAGTCACCATGGGCAAACTCTTGATGCCGGCTGACGGCCAAGTTGTTTCGATCCCCTAAGTTCACCACCGGTAGAAAAAATACTCTTTCAAGTCGGCATGATAAACTCATGCCGACTTCTTTCATTTGTCCCCTCCGCTTTACCCAAAGTTATGAGATGGAGATTCAATTAGATGTTTTTCCAAAAAACACACCGATTTCTTGGCTTGGCGGCTTTGCTACTGGGATTCAGTCTGACTTCGATGGGCTGCTCCGGAAGTGTTGAGTACGCAGACATGACTGGTTCGGTATCGATCGACGGCAAAGCAGTCACGGCTGGCTCGGTTTACATTGTCTTGGCGGATAACCCTGAAGTAACTGGAGGAGGCGTGATCAAGGGGGATGGCACCTATACGTGCAAAGCACCCGTGGGCAAAATCAAGGTCGCTATTCAAACGTTGGCCTTTAAACCGGGAGGGGCAAATGACAGCAAAACCAAATCCTCTGCCCCCAGCACAGCACCGGGAGCGAAAGGCGGAGCAGCTAAAGGCCCACCCGCTGGATATAGTAAAGAAGGGTTTAGCAAAAAGGGAACTACTACACCGCAAGCGCCGGCTTGGGCGTCGGGAGACTCGGATCATCCTCCCGTATATGTAAAGATTCCCAGTAAGTACGAGAAAGTGGAAACCTCGGGTTTAACCTACGACATCCACAAGGGTTCAAACACTATTGAGATCACTCTCGCTGAAAAGTAATCGCTTTTGGGTGTGCGTTTGCACAAGATGCGAGCACACCCAGTATCACTTGAAAACATCTTCCCAACTGTCTGGCCAATAGTTTCCTCGACCAAAGCCTCGTCTATCCTGATCACCTATCCCCTCGCACCTGCTGAGCATAGCAGCCTAGTGCCTCCTCAAGGCAAAAATCTGATTCTCATAAAATCGCCGCTGCCCACTATTTTGAGAGCCCATCTACCTACATTTTGCTCGCCAAAACTTCTTCTTGTGCTCGACCAGAGAAATCAATTCCCATATTCGACCGATTTTGCCCTTGCAATTAACAACAGATAATGTAACTTTTATGTAAATTATGAGTTATTTATAATAAACCGCTCTCCGTCCACTCTGGTTTATTGAAACTCATTTTGATCTGTGTGGTTGGTTACCGAACGGGCATTTGCGTAAAAGGTTTTACTCACTTTTCCGCTATGTCCTGCCAGTTTTCGACCACTTTCAAACGGATTCTTGCAGATGCAAATCTGCTTTTTGTTTATTTATTCTTTTCAGGAGCTCTCTCTCATGTCACGGTCTCTCCACCGGAATCGCAAAGGCTTTACCCTCATCGAATTGCTGGTTGTAATCGCCATCATTGCAATCCTCATCGGGTTATTATTGCCCGCTGTGCAGAAAGTCCGGGAAGCGGCGGCCCGGGCCTCCAGCCAGAACAACTTGAAACAGATCGGACTGGCCCTGCATTCCTACAACGACACTTTCGGTAATCTGCCCAACAACGGCACCAACGGCTATTGGCCCAGTCCCAGCGTTTGGAAAGACAATACCGGCCAGGTCATGACGGCCTCCTGGTGCTACAAGATCCTTCCTTATGTTGAACAAAACAACCAGTACAACAACTACTCGGCCACGGTCAAACTCAAGGTTTTCGCCGAACCGGCTCGAGTCAATGGCGGCCGCGGACCTGCGACCGATGGCAATACCGCTACCAACGGAGGCGTCAGCGGGATCAACGCTGCCGACAACCCCAATAACAAAGCTTTGGGCGCTCATACCGACTATGCCGGGAATTGGAACGTTATTCAGGACGGCTGGAATAACAAAGGCGTTCTCAACGCTCTAACCCCTTCCATTCAAGGCATTCAGGACGGTTCCTCCAACACAATTATCGTCGGGGGCAAAGCCATTCAAACCTCCCAGTACAACGGCAATAACGGCTGGGACTGGGATGAAACAATTGGGACAGGCGGCTGGGGCGGAACCTGCCGCGGCGCCATGTGGGATGGGATCGATAACAATTACGACAATGGACATAATCCCAACTACAACCTTCCGGTTGGAGGCGGCTCCAACGACTTGGCTCGCTCCATTTTCAAAGATGGAATCTACGGAGTCCACGGCTTCAACCACAACAACAGCTGGGGTGGGCCCTATGCCGCGGTCGGCCTCTTTCTCTTTGGCGATGGCTCGGTTCATTCACTCTCCTACACGATCGACAAAGTCACCATGGGCAAATTGCTAATGCCCGCCGATGGCCAGGTGGTTACCGTTCCCTAATTCTTCATTCGCCCTGTTGCAATAATTGACAACTTCAAGTCGGCAGGATTTTCGCCTGCCGACTCCTTTCGTTTATCGATCTTCCTACTACCCTCAGAGGTCTCCCCTAATGTCTCACTTGAGATTCCTTCGCAGCGCCGGCTTATTTTTACTCCTGTCGAATACCGTGATTTTTTCTTCGGGCTGTTCTAATGAAGTGGAATACGCAGACATGACTGGGTCCGTCAGTATCGAGGGCAAACCAGTGACAGCCGGTAGCGTTTACGTGGTGCTGGAGGAGAACAAAGAAATTACTGCTGGAGGGATGATCAAAGGAGATGGGACTTACTCCGTGAAAGCCCCCGTCGGCAAAGTTAAGGTGGCCATCCAAACTCTCGCTTTCAAACCCGGCGGAGCCAATGAGGAGAGAAAGGCAACAAATGTTTCCACCGCACCAAACAAGAACGGAAAAACGGGACCACCCGCAGGTTATACCAAAGAGGGATACGTCAAAAAGGGTACCAATGTTCCACCAGCACCCGCCTGGGCTAATGGAGATCCTGAACATCCCCCCAAATACGTTAAAATTCCCGGCAAGTACGAAAAAATTGAAAGCTCAGGGCTCGCTTACGAGATTCATCGAGGTGCGAATGCCATCGATATTTCTCTATCCGAAAAATAAGGCAGACTGTAGCACAATCCGCCTTGCATGGACATTTAAACGATTCGCGGGAAGAGCGGCTTGATCTTCCCGTCCACCAACTCCGCTACCAGCTTCAAATCTTCCCGAGTGCTCTTCAATTCCGAGGCTTCCGCAAAATCCACCGATTCCCAAGGCGTATCGAAGTTGAAGCTCTTGTAAATCGCCTCGGCCGATCGCGGAATGAACGGCTTCAGCAGAATCGAAGCAATTCGCAGCGATTGAATCGCATTAAACAACACTTCTTTCGCGGCGGCCATGTCGGTTTTCACCAGCTTCCAGGGGGCATTCGCTTCCAGATACTGGTCGGTTGGTGAAATCAACTGCTGCACGATCGCGGCCAGGGCCAGATTATACCTGCAGTTCTCCACGTGAGCACGAACTTCACCCACGAACACTTTCAGATCCAGATTCGAAACCGCCGCCGGTATACGGCCCGCCGTGCCCTCGAATGTCCCCGCATAGTTTTTCGCGAGTATGGTCGAGCATCGACTGAGCAGGTTGCCCAGCTTTCGCACCAGTTCCGTTTCGTACACTTCTTCGTAGCGCTGGCCGCTATAATCGCCATCGCCCGGGAAGCCGCACTCCCTCATGAAGAAATAGCGGTAGGCGTCGACGCTCGATTTCGCGACGATCTCTCGCGGCTCGACGACGTTCCCCATCGACTTGCCCATCTTGTCGCCGTTGATGGTCACAAAGCCGTGGCTGAACACTTTCTTAGGCGCTTCCTCTCCCGCGGCCCAGAGCATCGCCGGCCATAAAGCACAGTGAAAGCGGGTGATATCCTTGCCGATGAAATGGACATCGGCCGGCCAGTTCTTCCGGAACAACGCTTCATCGTCGCCATAGCCGATACCCGTGATATAAGTCAACAAGGCATCGAACCAGACGTAAATTGTGAACTCCGGATCGAACGGCATCCGGATGCCCCACTCCTCCCCCTGCCGGCTGATGTTGATATCGCGCAAACCTTCGGCCTCGATCAGCCCCAGCATTTCATTTCGCCGAATCTCCGGCTGAATGAAATCGGGATTGTCCTGGTAGAATTTCACCAGCCGATCCTGGAAGG
The genomic region above belongs to Telmatocola sphagniphila and contains:
- a CDS encoding transglutaminase-like domain-containing protein, translating into MRSLLIATIFFFAISPLQSQERPIPFPAKNNKDTSKSETLWDAAYWKDESGQFHKFGHVQTQLEHVVRDGKEIIRATRVYDLKMTRGRAVFTLDDKQITEESEGKLVRMEYTSSLSRIQKELTALPKGYLISTKTPTENYEDKIGDFPLVGFATELQILKEPRQLEDKFDYYYFEPTLNAAVKVLGKIAGKDRFKSPEGAILEWQRIDLQGAKIGGILPPSASIWVDPKTREIKQTMMEIPGIGYATLVRTTGDQAKAANGKLPDIQANTDIPLSQRVNQIHSLPQMSYRITLEFPIAPGDLLKPSHLHTIVQRQDNLSFELTVKALREPPKNAVKAEPAPPEYLNSCHYITSNDAEVIKLSNTASRGQVNNWDKAQAMESWLNKNFRFVSTKVMDTAAQVANDPNGLSGDCTEVAMLLAAMCRAQGIPSRTAIGVIYADNPKPHFAFHMWTEIYIQGTWLGLDATLGRGSVGPGHIKVTDASWEGERGQTPLMPVMQFIGKHPKIEVLKN
- a CDS encoding DUF1559 family PulG-like putative transporter yields the protein MSRSLHRNRKGFTLIELLVVIAIIAILIGLLLPAVQKVREAAARASSQNNLKQIGLALHSYNDTFGNLPNNGTNGYWPSPSVWKDNTGQVMTASWCYKILPYVEQNNQYNNYSATVKLKVFAEPARVNGGRGPATDGNTATNGGVSGINAADNPNNKALGAHTDYAGNWNVIQDGWNNKGVLNALTPSIQGIQDGSSNTIIVGGKAIQTSQYNGNNGWDWDETIGTGGWGGTCRGAMWDGIDNNYDNGHNPNYNLPVGGGSNDLARSIFKDGIYGVHGFNHNNSWGGPYAAVGLFLFGDGSVHSLSYTIDKVTMGKLLMPADGQVVTVP
- a CDS encoding DUF1559 family PulG-like putative transporter, with the protein product MMRYLSRNGSRKGFTLIELLVVIAIIAILIGLLLPAVQKVREAAARASSQNNLKQIGLAMHMYNDTIGTLPNNGTNGFWPSPNVWKDNNGQIMTASWCYKILPYVEQTNLYNNYNITTKLKVFAEPGRVNGGRGPATYDGSSNNNMGINEADNPSNHALGALTDYASNSNLIADGWNNLGVMNTMTPSIQGIIDGSSNTILVGGKSIQTTQYVGNYGWDWDETVGSGAWGGTERAFMWDGIDGNYNNGQNPNYNLPNPGYWNDLARSIFKDGIWGVNGFNHNNSWGGPYAAVGLFLFADGSVHSLSYTIDKVTMGKLLMPADGQVVSIP
- the metG gene encoding methionine--tRNA ligase, translating into MADKPRWFQTAAIDYPNSRPHIGTAFEKLGADVQARYRRMEGYDVCYLMGNDENTLKVADRAKELGKSPQEYCDEMARQFREVWDALDISYDCFIQTSHERHKACCKKFIQKVYDNGHIFKGTYEGWYCAGCEEFKSDKFYEENAGNCPSHRKPLIRRVEPCYFFRLSAFQDRLVKFYQDNPDFIQPEIRRNEMLGLIEAEGLRDINISRQGEEWGIRMPFDPEFTIYVWFDALLTYITGIGYGDDEALFRKNWPADVHFIGKDITRFHCALWPAMLWAAGEEAPKKVFSHGFVTINGDKMGKSMGNVVEPREIVAKSSVDAYRYFFMRECGFPGDGDYSGQRYEEVYETELVRKLGNLLSRCSTILAKNYAGTFEGTAGRIPAAVSNLDLKVFVGEVRAHVENCRYNLALAAIVQQLISPTDQYLEANAPWKLVKTDMAAAKEVLFNAIQSLRIASILLKPFIPRSAEAIYKSFNFDTPWESVDFAEASELKSTREDLKLVAELVDGKIKPLFPRIV